The genomic window CTTTCTTACCAAGACAGTGGGCCATGACCTCAAATCTATCCGAACCAAAGAACATCTCAGCTTTGCCGTTGATGTGACACACCATCATGGGGAAGCCAAATGCCTgacaagataaaaataaataaataaatgaaatcacATTAGACCGGAGACAGACAAATGAACCGACCCCATATTCCAGCGCGTCCTGAGTGCTTCTCTTCAGTTTGTCTTTAATTTCCTGAGTGGTGCAAAGCTTCTGCAACTCTTCCACTTCACTCCTGCCCAAGCCAGCTTTCTGTGCTGCCTGAAAAAAAGATGGCCAATAATCTTTTCatcctctttctttttctttgtgtgtgctaATTCCTCAAGATGGGGTGCTACCTCAGCTAGTGACGTGGGCTGAGTGATATCTTTGTCCTGGCTCCAGATTCTTCTCCAGAGCTCTCTGGACACCTTCTCCACCTGCTGGTCTCCACCCGTCTCCTGCACTGCTTTCACAAAGCGCATTGCATTCAAGGAGCCTACGAGGAAACAAAATCACATCTCAACATAAGATATACAATAGTATGCAAATTGTAGTTATATTCATTTCGATATGACGCTCCATTTACTTGGCGTGTACCTTTATTGAACATGGCTTCCACAGGGTCTGA from Syngnathus typhle isolate RoL2023-S1 ecotype Sweden linkage group LG10, RoL_Styp_1.0, whole genome shotgun sequence includes these protein-coding regions:
- the LOC133161516 gene encoding glutathione S-transferase kappa 1-like encodes the protein MTSKKVIELFYDVVSPYSWLAFEVMCRYRTVWNIDLKLRPAFLGGVMQGAGNKPPGMVPNKFLYMNKDLARLAEYFNVPLHPPSDPVEAMFNKGSLNAMRFVKAVQETGGDQQVEKVSRELWRRIWSQDKDITQPTSLAEAAQKAGLGRSEVEELQKLCTTQEIKDKLKRSTQDALEYGAFGFPMMVCHINGKAEMFFGSDRFEVMAHCLGEKWHGPQPVRFEMSSAKL